From Zea mays cultivar B73 chromosome 3, Zm-B73-REFERENCE-NAM-5.0, whole genome shotgun sequence:
GTAGAGCAACTAAACAAAAGGAGAAGGAATATCTTAGAACAGATGATATACTAGCCTAACAAATTTGATAAAGTGGTCAAAATCAGAAGTTTGGCATACTCTTAAAGTGCACATTAGATGTGAACATCATAAGAGAGAACATCAAGTGAACAAAGTCCTTAGCTACAATAATAGACTGCAACCAGGACTGAATTGCAGGCATATTCCATGCTCTTGGTTTCTACAAGCAGAACAAAATTTGTAACCATCATAAAGTGGAACATCTACACAGTTAAAAAATAGAGGTGCTGAGGTGCATTATCCATTCATTCAGAATAACAGGCACTCACCCCATAAGTGCCATATAAAGAATATGCAGACGAGCATATTGTTCCTAGCAATGAAAGACGGTATGCTTTACTCGAGATATGGTTGGGTAGAACTGGGAGTATTCCGAGACTAGCTACAACCAGTACCTGCGAAAGTCATAATTTGCAAAACCTTAGGTCAGTCCAACATCTAAAAGTATCAACCAAGCCATAGTGGTGTTAAGAACAAGAGAAACAGAAGGAAAGTTATCAAAAGTCGATGATAAATCCATATCTAATGATCTGGCGATCTGACAGAATATATGAAAAATCAGCAGAGAAAAAATGCCTTGCTCACGTATGCTGTTAGCAGTCAGCATTCAGCAAATATGTGATCTATGAAGACAACTCTCAAAAATTAAAATGGTAAAAAGGTGAAAGGAGTGAAATGAAATGACCAAGTGAAAGCCTCATTCAACACAATAAATGGTAGCTCCTGCTCACAGGCCACAGCTACTAGGTAATACATAGAAGGTAGTCACTCCATACCCAGGCATTGATAGAAAAGTTTATTGTCCGTCCGTCTAGCTGTAATGAATTTGCAGTCCTCTCTGCTGGTGGATGTTGGGAGGTCCCAGTTGATCTCGTGCTAGAGCCTGCACAAGATCAACTTTAAATCTTAGATGTATGTGACATGAGAAATAGTGGTAGGACCCACAATTAATTCAAACTATAATTCCAAAGTAACCTTTCAAGCATAAATTCACCAAACCTGAGTCCCGAGCTCTGACATTCTCACTAGATGGTGTAGCTGAAGACTTCGCTGCTGGTCTGCTAGACTGAGTTGAAGTCATGGAGGACATCGGTTCAACAACCAAACCAGGATCCTAACATGTAAAAGAAAATAATTTAATTATTTTGAAAACCTGGCATTGATCGTTTTACCTGGTTGTCATATAACCTTAAAAAGGTCAAGCACAAGCAGCAGCATTTTATAACATTAAAAACTGATCTAACTCTACAGAAGCTGCTATATGCAGCAACAGGGATATAAATTGAAACACTAAGAGGGAAAATGGTAACTGAAAATGGTTTGGATCAACAAAGGCAACCATCCAGAATTACTCTTATAGCTCAAAAATGACAAGTCAGCTTCCTGTTGTCCGTGCATCCCCAACTGAATGCTCTCCTAAACCACCCTCCAATGTCTCATGGATAGCTCCCACACAAAAAGCATATGCACACCAGATTTATATGGGAAAACATTTTAAGTCTAAATATTGGTGGAATTTGCAAAATTGAGAATATGAAGAAACCAGCAATATCACAGCACCTCGTAGAGAATTGATCTTATGAGACAAAAAAAAAGTACAGTATAGTACAGTAATGCAAGCTAGACTCCTAGTGCTGGTTCCCAAATTCCTCATGGATAACTCCCACACAAAAAACATATTCGCACCAAATGTACACATGTGAAAACAATAATTAAGTCTAAGTATCGGCAAAACCATAGGAAATAATGAAAAATTGTGGAGAAGTGCAATATCACATCCCCTCGTACCAAATTTGATGTTACGAGATAAAAGGTACACTAGATAGTACAGTAATGCAAGGTGGACGGCTAGTGCTTTTGTTCCTTTGCCAAGACAATCCACTAGTACTACCTAAAAGAGACACTTCCTTAGTTCCTTTCCATTGTGTAAAGAAGTTTTTTAACAGAAGCGCACCGGCTCTTTCATGGAACAAATCATTCTTCCCGGCACAAGTGCAGAGAATAAAGTCAGACGGATCGAGCTCAATGCAGCATGAGGCGCATCCAATCCAATTGACCCCAGAGACGCATCCAATCTGGCAGCGACAGTACGCGGAGGTTTAGGGAGGTAGGGGTGGGGGAAGCTCACGATGTATCGCTGGTAGAACTTGCGCTTGAAGTGGTCGACGACGTCGGGGCGGGAGGCGAGGTGGGGCGGCACGAGGACGTTGGACCAGTACCCGGCCCACCGCGCATCGTTCTCGTAGTCGTACGCCGCAGCGGCGATCCGCTTCAGCCGCTGCGGATCTCCCCCGGCGCTCGCGTCCTCCTCGCCCATCGCCGTCGGACGCCGGGATCTGCCCGCCTGCCCTCGATGGGATCCTGGGTTCGCGACGCGGTTCGCCTTCGCTCCAAAGGGACAGACCGAGAGAGGGACGAGTGAAGGATTTTCAGCAGATGGGGAGATTTTTCCTCACTAATAATGCTTGCAGTTGCAGAGTGGGACCTACCTACAGTGCCTGCAAGTTGTTGGTAGTTAGAAAATTCCGAACTTATGAGTGCTGTCATCCGTTCGTATGGTATTTCTGCCAGCCTGGTTAAGTCCAAATGATGCAAAACCATCAAGATCATGAAGCGTTCTACTTTTTATAGAAGCCAACGCAATTGCAATAGCTCCTATTATTGTTATAGGAGTATAAAAAAACATCTACCGTAATTGGTTTAGTCCCTATCTATAAATTGTACTACCTCCACTCACAAATATATGATATTGTAGATTTTTTTGAAAACTTTGATCACTCGTcttatttaaaatatttatttaaaaatataaaattttaacTCAAACACAAACTatcttaagtgataaaacaaatcacaaaaaataaatgataactcatTATTTTTTAAATAAGACGAGTGAATAAAGTTTTTTAAAAAGTCAATGGTGTTTTATATATTTATGAACGGAGGGAGTAATTGATTTGGTCTCTATATACGGCGAAAAAATTACTATTTTGTCGCTTACAGTTTTATCTCTTTGTTATTATACCATCTATGTCTATAATTTGTGGGTCATTAGTATCTTTCATTTTTTTTTGTCTGATGGCAAATTGGTGAATTCCACAGATATAATGGCAAAATTGCAGTCGTATAACAATTCTAAATGTACAATCATATACCAAATCAAACATATGTAGATATATTTTGCATTCCAATACCCTCTTATTTTGTCATGAAGTTTCTCTAATTCTTAGGATAGTTGAGGGCTAAGATCTTGAAATAATGGTAGCCAACAGTCTCCACCTAGCTGCCCCTTCCTTTTTTGGTTCTGGTGAGAGTTCTAgtctatttgtcggggaccataattaggggtaccctcaagacgcctaattctcagctggtaacccccatcagcataaagctgcaaaggcctgatgggcacgattaagtcagggatcagtccacacgagtgactcgatcacgcttcacccgagcctagcctcggccaaaggcagccgacctcgagagacttccgtctcgcccgaggccccctttttatggcggacacatcaccggctcgcccaaggccttggcttcgctcagaagcaaccttgactaaatcaccacaccgactgaccaaattgcaggggcatttaacgcaaaggtggcctgacacctctatcctgacacgcgcccccggcagagctgaggtgaccgccgtcactccaccgccccactggccagtctgacagaagggcagcgccgcctgcgccactccgactgcagtgccactcgacagagtgagtctgacaggcaatcaggccttgccaaaggcgccacggcgaactccgctccgcccgaccccagggctcggactcgggctaagacccggaagacggcgaactccgctccgcccgaccccagggctcggactcgggctaagacccggaagacggcgaactccgctccgcccgaccccagggctcggactcgggctaagacccggaagacggcgaactccgctccgcccgaccccagggctcggactcgggctaagacccggaagacggcgaactccgctccgcccgaccccagggctcggactcgggctaagacccggaagacgacgaaactccgcctcgcccgaccccagggctcggactccgccctggcctcggctgaacgacttccgcctcgcccgaccccttggctcgggctcggccacggcaacagaaggcagactcaacctcggcttcggaggaaaccccacgtcaccctgcctagggcacagaccgccacgtcaacaggaggcgccatcatcatcccaccccgaatcgactcgggtcacggaggacaagaccggcgtctcatccggccagctccgccagaggggcaatgatggcgctccacaagctctatgacgacggcggcccccagctctcttacggaagcaggacaacgtcagcagggactcgaccgctccaacagctgtccctccatcaggctccgccgcacctccgacagccacgacaccacaccagcagggtgcccaaatctctccggctgccacattggcatgtacctagggcgctagctctccctccgctagacacgtagcactctgctacatccccattgtacacctggatcctctccttacgactataaaaggaaggaccagggccttctcagagaaggttggccgcgcgggaccgaggacgggacaggcgctctcttggggccgctcgcttccctcacccgcgtggacgcttgtaacccccctactgcaagcgcacctgacctgggcgcgggacgaacacgaaggccgcgggacttccacctctctcacgctcggctccggccgcctcgcctctccccccttcgcgctcgcccacgcgctcgacccatctgggctggggcacgcagcacactcactcgtcggcttagggacccccctgtctcgaaacgccgacagttggcgcgccaggtaggggcctgctgcgtgctgacaaaCAGCtcctcgtcaagctccagatgggcagtctccagcaacctctccggcccgggacggtgcttcgtttcgggactctcgagctcatgtccttcgacggcagctacgacatgacacttcttccaccgccgcgcgactatgacaatggcggccgacaacccgcccgccggcggcggaatcgacgacgtcttccccgcgtggtgaaagagcaatattcgggctcgctccgttctctccccggccaacggaggaggaggcggagccgtcaaggccagacgggaggccgcgcttcgtcggccgtcgagcgaatcgacgcccctgacgccccgacggaaggcacgccggacgtcgacctcgcgttcgagacggaggcgagcgccgtccccccgcggcacgctgaccccgagcaagaagacgacgccggcgcgctcgcggaaagcctgcaggacgtcgccctcgaaccagggatgacggcgcaaccagtccccgatgtgactacgtcgctcctcgtcgaccaaaaggtaacgactaactcccatcttgcgtcatttcgactcggcctcaacccgccaaacgacctcgttttggcgggcgctctcattgaggcgagtgcaaccccactgaggttctgtatgcggtcaccttgggaccgactgacggacgtctcgacctacgggccctctgggtccgaggaagatgacgatcccagcatcggttgggatttctccggacttggcaaccccagtgtcgtgcgggacttcatgaccgcatgtgactactgtctgtccgactgttccgatggaagccgcagccttggcgacgagagctgcggcccaggcctcgaatgtttccacatcgagctaggggatcccaccgaaggcaaccatcttggcatgccggaggatggtgatctccctaggccggtgcctcgcgccgacatcccacgggagctagctgtggtccccgctccggtggggggttacgacccacaactcgagcaagtccgcgaggcgcaggccaggctcaacgagggaacaggagcgcttgagccgatccgtcgggacgtcggacaggcattggtgggccaacccctgcccggagaaatacgtcatctgccccaaggtctccagcaccgcgtcgccaacgatgccaggatcaggccgccgcccgcatccagtggggtcggtcagaacctggcaaccgcagcgatgctcatccgcgcgatgctggagccgtcaaccaccgagggtcggcgaatccagggagaactcaagaatctcctggaaggcgctgcggcccggcgggccgagagcactgcatcccggaggcaaggatatccctcggaacctcatgccgcgacttcccgattcatgcgggaagcctcggtctacaccgggcgcacgcgcaacaccgcgcctgcggccccgggccacctcggcaacgagcaccatcgacgcgaccgtcgggctcacctcgacgaaagggtgcgccgaggctaccaccccaggcgtggggggcgctacgacagcggggaggatcggagtccctcgcccgaaccacccggtccgcaggccttcagtcgggccatccgacgggcgccattcccgacccggttccgacccccgactactatcacaaagtactcgggggaaacgagaccggaactgtggctcgcagactaccgccttgcctgccaactgggtggaacggacgacgacaacctcatcatccgcaacctccccctgttcctctccgacactgctcgcgcctggttggagcacctgcctccggggcagatttccaactggggcgacttggtccaagccttcgctggcaatttccagggcacatacgtgcgccccgggaactcctgggaccttcgaagctaccggcaacagccgggggagtcgctccgggactacatccggcgattctcgaagcagcgcaccgagctgcccaacatcaccgactcggatgtcatcggcgcgttcctcgccggcaccacttgccgcgacctggtgagcaagctgggtcgcaaaacccccaccagggcgagcgagctgatggacatcgccaccaagttcgcctccggccaggaggcggtcgaggctatcttccgaaaggacaagcagccccagggccgcccatcggaagaagctccctaccctctgcctcgcatcgaccaaatcgtggattccactgctgggtgcgaaaccctgtccttcctcgatgcctactcggggtatcaccagatccggatgaaagagtccgaccagctcgcgacttctttcatcacgccgttcggcatgtactgctatgtcaccatgccgttcggcttgaggaatgcaggcgcgacgtaccagcggtgcatgaaccatgtgttcggcgaacacatcggacgcacagtcgaggcctacgtcgatgacatcgtagtcaagacacggaaggcttccgacctcctctccgaccttgaagtgacattccggtgtctcaaggcgaaaggagtcaagcttaatcctgagaagtgtgtcttcggggtaccccgaggcatgctcctagggttcatcgtctctgaacgaggcatcgaagccaacccggagaagattgcggccatcaccagcatgggacccatcaaggacttaaaaggggtacagagggtcatgggatgcctcgtggccctgagccgtttcatctcacgcctcggcgaaagaggtctgcctctgtaccgcctcttaaggaaggccgaatgtttcgtttggacccctgaggccgaggaagccctcggtaacctgaaggcgctccttacaaaggcgccagtcttggtgccgccagcGGACggggaaaccctcttggtctacgtcgccgcgaccactcaggtggttagcgccgcgattgtggtcgaaaggcaggaggaagggcatacattgcccgttcagaggccggtctacttcatcagcgaagtgctgtccgagactaaaatccgctacccacaagttcaaaagctgctgtatgctgtgatcctgacaaggcggaagctacgacactacttcgagtcccatccggtaactgtggtgtcatccttcccctgggggagatcatccagtgccgagaggcctcgggcaggatcgcaaagtgggcggtggagatcatgggcgaaacgatctcgttcgcccctcgggaggccatcaagtcccaagtgttggcggatttcgtggccgaatgggtcgacacccaactaccaacgactccgatccaaccggagctc
This genomic window contains:
- the LOC100276645 gene encoding uncharacterized protein isoform X1, with amino-acid sequence MGEEDASAGGDPQRLKRIAAAAYDYENDARWAGYWSNVLVPPHLASRPDVVDHFKRKFYQRYIDPGLVVEPMSSMTSTQSSRPAAKSSATPSSENVRARDSGLVNLCLKGSSTRSTGTSQHPPAERTANSLQLDGRTINFSINAWVLVVASLGILPVLPNHISSKAYRLSLLGTICSSAYSLYGTYGKPRAWNMPAIQSWLQSIIVAKDFVHLMFSLMMFTSNVHFKIALLPVLCWALDHVARFLRRNFTHSSLYRKYLEDPCLWVETNNTTLSLLCSNAEITLGFLMIISLFSSRRNIIQTFMYFHLLKLMYHSPVTSGYHQSVWARIGRAVNPYIYRYAPFLNTPISAVQRWWLR
- the LOC100276645 gene encoding uncharacterized protein LOC100276645 encodes the protein MGEEDASAGGDPQRLKRIAAAAYDYENDARWAGYWSNVLVPPHLASRPDVVDHFKRKFYQRYIDPGLVVEPMSSMTSTQSSRPAAKSSATPSSENVRARDSGSSTRSTGTSQHPPAERTANSLQLDGRTINFSINAWVLVVASLGILPVLPNHISSKAYRLSLLGTICSSAYSLYGTYGKPRAWNMPAIQSWLQSIIVAKDFVHLMFSLMMFTSNVHFKIALLPVLCWALDHVARFLRRNFTHSSLYRKYLEDPCLWVETNNTTLSLLCSNAEITLGFLMIISLFSSRRNIIQTFMYFHLLKLMYHSPVTSGYHQSVWARIGRAVNPYIYRYAPFLNTPISAVQRWWLR